A window of Solanum stenotomum isolate F172 chromosome 3, ASM1918654v1, whole genome shotgun sequence contains these coding sequences:
- the LOC125860295 gene encoding 40S ribosomal protein S13 yields MGRMHSRGKGISASALPYKRTPPSWLKISAPDVEDNICKFAKKGLTPSQIGVILRDSHGIAQVKSVTGSKILRILKAHGLAPEIPEDLYHLIKKAVAIRKHLERNRKDKDSKFRLILVESRIHRLARYYKKTKKLPPVWKYESTTASTLVA; encoded by the exons ATGGGTCGCATGCACAGTCGTGG TAAGGGTATTTCAGCTTCTGCTCTCCCTTACAAGAGAACTCCTCCTAGTTGGCTCAAGATCTCCGCTCCAGAT GTTGAGGACAACATTTGCAAGTTCGCTAAGAAAGGATTGACCCCTTCACAGATTGGTGTGATTCTTCGTGACTCTCATGGAATTGCACAAGTAAAGAGTGTTACTGGTAGCAAGATCTTGCGTATCCTCAAGGCACACG GGCTTGCACCTGAGATTCCAGAGGATTTGTACCACCTGATTAAGAAGGCTGTTGCCATCAGGAAGCATTTGGAGAGGAACAGGAAGGATAAGGATTCCAAGTTCCGTTTGATTTTGGTGGAGAGCAGGATCCATCGCCTTGCTCGCTAttacaagaaaacaaaaaagctCCCACCTGTCTGGAAATA CGAATCTACCACTGCCAGCACACTTGTGGCATAG